One genomic region from Streptomyces sp. NBC_01431 encodes:
- a CDS encoding DUF5996 family protein, with protein sequence MELFPPMPLMEWRDTKETLHRFAQIVGKIRLAASARRNHWWNVPFHVTGRGITTRPMGQVDGNPIFTIDFDFVDHRLIVATLDGEERSFPLPGQSVASFHDATLAALAALGVRVDIAIPRPFDLPDAGRPFAEDTEHATYDPVAANRYWRVLSQVACVLEEFAAGYSGKNSPVHHFWHTFDIAHSRFSGRRIDQPRQADPVTREAYSQEVISFGFWFGDDTFTEPAFYSYTAPEPAGLAGEPLSPTSARWVARGDSHLAVLSYDAARVETDPRAAVLAFYESAYRAGAGRAGWDIAALACPGGVTDPVRQI encoded by the coding sequence AGGAGACGCTGCACCGCTTCGCCCAGATCGTCGGCAAGATCCGCCTGGCGGCGAGCGCCCGGCGCAACCACTGGTGGAACGTCCCGTTTCATGTCACGGGGCGCGGCATCACCACGCGTCCGATGGGTCAGGTCGACGGGAATCCGATCTTCACGATCGATTTCGACTTCGTCGATCACCGGCTCATCGTCGCGACGCTGGACGGCGAAGAGCGGTCCTTCCCGCTTCCGGGCCAGTCCGTCGCGTCCTTCCACGACGCGACCCTGGCCGCTCTGGCCGCACTGGGGGTCCGGGTGGACATCGCCATTCCCAGGCCCTTCGACCTGCCCGACGCAGGCCGGCCGTTCGCCGAGGACACCGAGCACGCGACCTACGATCCCGTGGCCGCCAATCGCTACTGGCGGGTCCTGAGCCAGGTGGCGTGCGTGCTGGAGGAGTTCGCGGCGGGCTACTCGGGAAAGAACAGTCCGGTGCACCACTTCTGGCATACCTTCGACATCGCCCACAGCCGGTTCTCCGGGCGACGGATCGACCAGCCCCGGCAGGCCGACCCCGTTACCCGTGAGGCGTACTCCCAGGAAGTGATCAGCTTCGGCTTCTGGTTCGGCGACGACACCTTCACCGAGCCCGCCTTCTACTCCTACACCGCCCCCGAGCCCGCCGGCCTGGCCGGGGAGCCGCTCAGCCCCACGTCCGCGCGGTGGGTCGCGCGCGGCGACAGCCACCTGGCCGTGCTGAGCTACGACGCGGCCCGCGTCGAGACCGATCCCCGTGCCGCCGTCCTCGCCTTCTACGAAAGCGCCTACCGGGCCGGGGCCGGACGCGCCGGCTGGGACATCGCGGCGCTCGCGTGCCCCGGAGGCGTCACGGACCCGGTCCGGCAGATCTGA
- a CDS encoding UBP-type zinc finger domain-containing protein, which translates to MAHQQIPGLDPTATPSGTGCVECLAGDGPGWWFHLRRCAACGHIGCCDSSPAQHGTKHARQAGHPLLTSFEPGEDWFWNIETDQYFEGPELAPPTAHPASQSTPGPRDKVPGDWERQLH; encoded by the coding sequence ATGGCACACCAGCAGATCCCAGGTCTCGATCCGACCGCGACGCCCAGCGGAACCGGGTGCGTGGAGTGCTTGGCGGGGGACGGACCGGGGTGGTGGTTCCACCTGCGGCGTTGCGCCGCCTGCGGGCACATCGGATGCTGCGACTCCTCGCCCGCGCAGCATGGCACGAAGCACGCGCGCCAGGCCGGACACCCCCTGCTGACCAGCTTCGAACCGGGTGAGGACTGGTTCTGGAACATCGAGACCGATCAGTACTTCGAGGGGCCGGAGCTGGCCCCGCCCACCGCGCACCCGGCCTCGCAGTCCACTCCGGGCCCCCGGGACAAAGTCCCTGGGGACTGGGAGCGGCAGCTCCACTGA
- a CDS encoding VOC family protein: MSDFISAGASAEDLPAPAEGLLLTHFLTVGDVPRSRAFYADVLGGRVVMDENPCIIKVANSWIIMNPGGGPTDDKPDVVLRTPEDPHTVSSFLNVRVANIHGFYAAARAKGAEFLTPPIDRRAELRCYMRDPDGYLIEVGQATGLLKGILARTGTET; encoded by the coding sequence ATGTCCGATTTCATCTCCGCAGGCGCGTCAGCCGAGGACCTTCCCGCGCCGGCCGAGGGCCTGCTGCTCACGCACTTCCTCACGGTCGGCGACGTCCCTCGCTCGCGGGCGTTCTACGCCGATGTGCTGGGTGGGCGGGTGGTGATGGACGAGAACCCCTGCATCATCAAGGTCGCCAACAGCTGGATCATCATGAACCCCGGCGGCGGCCCCACCGACGACAAACCCGACGTCGTCCTGCGCACACCGGAGGACCCCCACACCGTCTCCAGCTTCTTGAACGTACGGGTGGCGAACATCCACGGGTTCTACGCGGCGGCCCGGGCCAAGGGAGCCGAGTTCCTCACCCCGCCCATCGACCGGCGCGCCGAGCTGCGCTGCTACATGCGCGACCCGGACGGCTACCTCATCGAGGTCGGACAGGCCACGGGCCTGCTGAAGGGCATCCTGGCACGCACCGGCACCGAAACCTGA
- a CDS encoding SDR family NAD(P)-dependent oxidoreductase, with amino-acid sequence MLVAGRDASRGETVVAAIGARGGKSDFLAADLRDTASARQLAHKATELGGGRVDILVNSAGIFPFGPTAQASPSDVDAVYDLNVKAPFHLVAQLAPAMAERGHGAIVNLSTMVAEYGVAGMALYGSSKAAVNLLTKAWAAEFGPHGVRVNAVEPGPTRTEGTAGMGEALDALAAQAPAGRPAEAREIAEAIAYLVSDAASFVQGAILPVDGGRTAV; translated from the coding sequence GTGCTGGTCGCGGGACGTGACGCATCCCGCGGCGAGACCGTCGTCGCCGCCATCGGGGCGCGCGGCGGCAAGTCGGACTTCCTCGCAGCCGACCTGCGGGACACGGCGTCGGCGAGGCAGCTGGCACACAAGGCCACCGAGTTGGGCGGCGGCCGAGTGGACATCCTGGTCAACAGCGCGGGCATCTTCCCGTTCGGCCCGACGGCGCAGGCGTCGCCCAGCGACGTGGACGCCGTCTACGACCTGAACGTGAAGGCACCGTTCCACCTGGTGGCGCAGCTTGCCCCGGCGATGGCCGAGCGCGGGCACGGCGCGATCGTCAACCTCAGCACCATGGTCGCCGAGTACGGTGTCGCGGGCATGGCGCTGTACGGCTCCAGCAAGGCGGCGGTGAACCTGCTGACCAAGGCGTGGGCCGCCGAATTCGGCCCCCACGGGGTCCGGGTCAACGCCGTGGAGCCCGGTCCCACCCGTACCGAGGGCACAGCCGGTATGGGCGAGGCCCTCGACGCCCTCGCCGCGCAGGCCCCGGCCGGACGGCCCGCCGAGGCACGCGAGATCGCCGAGGCCATCGCCTATCTGGTTAGTGACGCGGCAAGCTTCGTGCAGGGCGCGATCCTGCCGGTCGACGGCGGCCGTACGGCCGTCTGA